GCCGGCGCCAATCCCTGGCGCTCCCGGGGACTGGAATGGCAGATTCCCTCTCCCGTACCGGAGCAGAGCTACGCAACCACACCCATTGTAGTGGGAGAACCCTACGACTACGGCCTTGCCGACTCGCCCTACGTGATGATGGCGCCGGCCTTGTCGGGTGGAGATTGACAGAATGCCAATACGAAATAGGGTTGACAGCGTTTCCGGCCTCGAGCAGGTGGAACAAAAAATGGAGTTGGCACAATGAGCCTTTTGATATTGATTTGTCTACCGTTCCTGGTTGCAGGCGCCATCCTGGTTGGGTTGCTTCTGATGACCCGAATCATGCCAGGCGATCCATCCAAGGCGAAAACCGCGGCGCCCGTCGTGCAACCTGTACCTGCCCGCGGGCCGGAATACATGGCGTTGGCAGGCGAACGTGGAAAGACATACCGCCGTGGTTTCATAGTGCTGCTGGCATTAGCAGCACTTACCATGCTGGAGTTCGCTGTGGCGATCTACACCGGATCGCTGGTGCCCCTGTTCATCATCGCGCTGGGCAAAGCGGCGCTTATCTTGCAATACTTCATGCACTTTTCGAGCATTTGGAGTGAGGAGGCCCACTAAATGGCAGTTGTTACTGAGTCGATTGAAGCTATCCACGAATCATACGAGTGGCAGACATCTAACAATCGCCTGGGGCTGTGGCTCTTTTTCCTATCCGAGAGCTTCATCTTCGGTGGGTTGCTGGTGGCCCGCTTCTTCCTGTGGGGAGGCACGCGACCTGATCTGAACCAGACGTTTCCCTTTTTCATTACAGGGGTTCTGTTGCTCAGCAGCTTTTTCATGAATCGAGCCGAGTCGGCAATCGCTTACGACGACCGCAAAACCTTTTTGCGCAGCCTGCTCATCACTGCGTTCCTTGGCACCATCTTTTTGTTAGGCGTGATCTTGTTCGAATGGGGTTTTTCGGTCGAGGAGGGCAACCTGGTGCTGGGCAACCACATCAAACCCACCGACGGCGTCTATGGCGCTGTACTCTACGGCATGACCGGCTTGCACGCCCTGCACGTGCTCAGCGGCGTGATAGTGATCCTCATCGTGTGGAACCTGGGCCGCAAGGGACATTACTCCCGCGAAAAACATTGGGGCGTCGAAGCAACAGCCATCTATTGGCACTACGTGGACCTGGTATGGGTCTTCTTCTACCCGGCTCTCTATCTGATCGGAACAGCGGTCGCCGTAGGCCACGGCTAACGACAGACCGTAAACCTGTCCTGGCCGATCGCATCGGCTCATCAGTGCATCCATGAATCCTTTAGCAAGCGCCTTGCTCCAGTCATGGGAATGGCGCATCGACGTTATTCTGGTCCTGATGATCGCCGGTGCGCTCTACACGCGCGGTTGGCGACGTCTGCATGCCATCGTCTGCCAGCATCCTGAAACACCTCGAACAAACCCGCGGTCTCCACTGGTGACAGGCTGGAAGCTGGCCTCCTACTGGTCTGGGTTGGCAGTCCTGGCGGTTGCTCTCATGTCGCCCATCGACGTGTTGAGCAGCCAGCTCTTTTCTATGCACATGATCCAGCATCTGTTGCTGGTAATGATTGCCCCGCCCCTGCTGCTGATTGCCAATCCCTTCCCGATCATCATGTGGAGCCTGCCCGTTAAGGCCAGGCGCCAGGCAAGCCAGTTACTCAACCAGGAAACCCGATTTCGCCAGGTCCTGACCAGGATCACGGCTCCCGGCATTGTCTGGTTTCTCTATGTCGCGGTCTATATCGGCTGGCATGATCCTGACATGTATAACCTGGCTCTTCAGAGTAACTTCTTCCACGATCTCGAACATATCACCTTTTTTGTTACAGCGATGCTCTTTTGGTGGCACGTAACAGGGGTTGCACCCCGCTTCCACAAAACATTCACAGGTTCCAAACGTCTGCTGTACGTTATCTCTGTCATACCGGTCAATATGTTTGCCGGCGTGGCCATCGCTTTCGCCAACCAGCCAATTTACGACTACTACACCACCGTGCCCCGCTTCTATGGTCTCTCAGTAATGGAAGACCAGATGCTTGCAGGGACCATCATGTGGATCCCTGGCAGCATGATGTTTTTGTTGGCTGCACTCATCCTGCTGGCCAGGATTGTCCAGACAGAAGCGGACAAGTCCATCGATGCAAATCCGGCCTGGCTCGTCGACGAAAACTCGTCGGGGCATCATTGAGTCTCGTAGCTGAACCCGGTATGTCTGACAGAAACGCCGCTGGTGCGAACAACCTGAACCGTTTTTTGGCAGCGATGCGTCTGTCCAGGCGAAACACCCTGCTCTGGCGCAACGGGATCACATGGCTCATTACTATCGTCATGACGGGGTTGTTTGCGACTCTGTCCCTGGCGCACGGTGGCGGCACGCCGCAGTTGGTGAAAGTTGCCACAGGGCCCAACGAGTTGTATGCTTATACCAGTCCCGCTCCCGTGCGGGTCGGAACCCTTCATGTCACCGTGGCCCTTGCGGTGCCCGAGACCGAGAAACCCGTTCTGGATGCCGCGGTGCGCGTTGAATTGAAGCCGGTCGATAACAGATCGAAAATCGAGACCATCCGAGCCTATGCCACGCGGGATCAGGCCGCCAACAAAACGACCTACGAGACCGATATCCAAGTCCCCGAGGCGGGCCAATGGCAGGTCGACATATCCTATGAGACGTCAGAGGGAAAGGGCAACGCCGACTTCCTTCTGGAGGTCAAGCCGAAATCACCGGTAAACTGGTTGGTGATCGGCGGCATCGGCCTGGCGCTCCTGGTCGGCGGCTGGTTGTTCCTGACGAGCCGAAACTCAGAATCCAATGATCAAAACGCTGTTCAGTAAACGTTATATTTTTGCCACCCTGTTTGTGCTTCTGGCGATGTTTGTCATGATTCGCCTGGGTGTCTGGCAGTTGGATCGCCGGCAGCAACGCCTGGCCTCCAACGCGGATGTGACCGCCAAACTTGCCGAATCTGCCCAATCGGTGAACGATGCCCTGGCAGGCCGGTGGACTATTCCGGAGGAGCGGGATACGATAAGAAATACCCGGGCCACTGCTACCGGCCAATTTGACTACGACAACCAGATTCTCCTGTTGCAGCAACCGGTGCAAGGTCGTCCGGGGATGCATCTCATTGCACCCTTGATGCTTGGCGACTCGGGCAAAGCGATACTGGTCGACCGCGGCTGGATTCCCGAGGCCCAGGCGGGGAATCCCGCCCAGTTCAACGATGCGCCCGGTGAACAATGGGTGACGGGCTTCCTTCAACCTCCGCAGATTTTGTTCGGCCGGGCAGCCAGGAAAGCCGCTGCCGATCCCACACCAGCTGAAGCAAAATCGCAGTGGTATCGGGTCGATATCGATGCAATCCAACACCAGATGCCCTACGAGCTGTTGCCCGTTTTTCTGACACAATCACCGCCGCCAGAAGGAAATCTGGCCCTGCCGACACGCGTCGACCCCGAGTTCGACCTCTCGGAAGGCTCCCATTTGAATTATGCCTTCCAATGGTTTTCCTTTGCCCTGGTCGCAGGGATCATCTACGTGAGTATCGTGCGAAGCCGGGAGAAAAAGCGACAGCAGGGCTCGGTCGAGGCGCCAGGCGGAGACAATCCACAGGAACAGCCGTCGGCCCTGGGAGGCACCAATCATGTCTAGAATCACCGGGCTGGCACTCGTGTTGATCCTTGTTGCCAGCGCATTGTCGGGATGTGGAAAATCCTATGAGTTCAAAGGCACGGCCTACCCAGCAAACAGAGAGGCAGCTGACTTCGAGTTGATGGCCTCCAGCGGCGATCTTTACCGGCTTAGCGATCATCAGGACAAGGTACACCTGCTCTTTTTCGGTTACACCTCCTGCCCCGATGTCTGCCCAACATCCCTGTCGGAAGCACGCCAGGTCCTGGAGGGCCTCGGTGACGATGCCGAGCAGGTTCAGGTCCTCTTCATCACCGTGGACCCTGAGCGCGATAGCGTCACCAAACTGGCAAATTACACAGCGGCCTTTCATCCCGCCATTCTGGGGCTGACTGGCGACCAGGACGAGCTTGCTGTCGTGCGAGACGAGTATGGCATCATCGCGGAAAAGAAGATCTTTTCAGAGTCGGCCCTGGGTTATCTCGTCAATCATACCGCCCGCATGTTTTTGGTCGACCAGGAAGGCAATCTGAGCTACAGTTATCGATTTAAGACACCGGCCGAGGATATCCTGTCGGACGTTCAGCATCTGATTGAATCGTAACCGGCGATCTCGAGCGAGAAACAAGGATGCCACACCGGGCCAGAATCCTCCGCCATGTGATCTTGATCACCCTGGCGCTCATCACATTGAGCGGCTGTCAGCGTGCCAGTCGCCAGGGTGATCAGGCGCCCGAGGTGAACGTGACCCTGGAGATTGCGCCCCAGCCGCCGGTCCAGGGCCCAACCCACCTGATCATCAGGCTGACCGATGGCAAAGGGCTGCCGGTTGAAGGCGCAACCTTGCGCATCAAGGGCGATATGTCCCACGCCGGCATGGTACCGGTGCGGGCGGAGGCCAGCGGCGGCACCGGTGGTGTTTATGAGGCCGACTTCGAGTGGACCATGGGCGGCGATTGGTTTGTGACGGTATTGGCAACCCTGCCCGACGGGCGTTTGACCTCCCGGCGATTCGATCTGACCGTTCTGGGTGAGATGCCATGACGGTATCCAATGGGCCTTCCGGCCCCGTTCTTTTACAACACAATCCACGCTTTGATCTGCTCCGTGTGCCTGGATTAGGCAAGCTGCTGCGCTGGCGATGGGGACGGCTGGTCTTCCAGGTCCCTCTTCTTCTGCTGGCGTTGTTGATGATCTACGATGGGCTAACCGGTCCCCAGTTGGCTCCCCAGAACATCTCTACGGTAGCCGCCTGGGTGCACTACCGCGGTTTTGTGATCCTGGCCCTGCTGCTTGTGGGCAATCTCTTCTGCATGGCCTGTCCATTCACCTTGCCAAGAACGGTGGCGCGGAAGTTGAGCGGTCGAGGCAGGCGCTGGCCCAGGGCGCTGCGCCACAAATGGATGGCAATCCTGCTGTTGCTGGCACTCTTCTGGCTGTACGAATGGCTCGACCTGTGGGCCTCTCCCTGGTTGACCGCCTGGCTGGCCATCGCTTATTTCGTTGCGGCCTTTGTTCTGGAGGCACTGTTTTCGGGGTCACCCTTCTGCAAGTACCTGTGCCCCCTGGGAACCTTCAACTTCGTCAGCTCGACCGTGTCACCGCTGCAGATCACGGCGCGCAACCGCGAAATCTGCCGTAGCTGTGTTGGCAGAGAGTGCGTTAGCGGCAGCCCGCAGGTTCTGGGATGCGGCACCGATCTGTTCGTGCCCCAGGTCAATAGCAACATGGATTGCATCTTCTGCCTCGATTGTGCCCGGGCCTGTCCCCATGACAATGTAGCCCTGGCCTCGCGACCGCCGCTGCACGAACTGGTCTGTCACGCCTGGCCCCGTCGCTGGGACATGGCGTTTCTGGCCTTCGTTTTTGCGTTTGCCAGTGTGAGCAACGCGTTTGGCATGATTCCACCAGTCTATGAACTGGAGGCTCGCCTGGCGCAATGGCTGGGAACGAGCAATGAAGCCCTGATCCTGGGGTTGATCTTTGGCGTCTTGAATCTGCTTCTGCCGGCCGTTCTGGGATTGACCGCCGCCTGGCTCAGTCGTGGATTGGCAAAAAACGATGGCGAGCCGTTGCGAGTCGTGTTTAGCCGCTATGCGCCTGCGCTGATCCCGCTGGCCTTTGCCATCTGGTTCGCCCATTATGGCTTTCACTTCGTGACAGGCGCACTGACGATCATCCCGGTTGCGCAGGGCTTCCTGATCGACCACGGGATATTGCTCCTGGGTGCAGAGCCCAACTGGTTGCTGGGCCCCGTCCTGCCTGCAGAGTGGCTTTTGCCGCTACAGATCATCGCCGTGCTGATCGGATTCGCCGGTAGCCTGTATGTGACGACCCGGCTTGCCAATCGGGCCGGTGGCAGCGTAGCAATGGCCAGGCGGGCGGTCTTACCGTGGATTGTATTGCTTCTGGGCCTGGCCCTGGCCGCTATCAGTGTCTTTAGTGAGCCCATGGAAATGCGTGGAACGATTGAGTTGATGGCGTTAGGAGTGTAGATTGAGTCATATGACATCAGAACAGCAGTCGATTGTCCTGGAAACCGTGTCAGCCAAGGAAACCATCGACAAGAAAACAGGCGTGGAAAGCAAACAGGGATCACAGGCTTCTCTCGTGCAGACCCTCATGGTACTTTTCAAAATGAGGGTCGTTGCCCTCCTGGTGTTCGCCGCCGTCGGTGGCGCCTTTCTCGGCGCCAGCGGCTGGCCTGGCTTGTCCACCTTGCTTCTGGTCATCGTGACCGGCGGTCTGACGGCGATGGGTGCTTCGGCGATCAACCAATATGTGGAGCAAGATAGCGACAGGCAGATGAACCGGACCAAACACCGACCTCTCGCAAGTGGCACTTTCGAGGATACCCGCTGGGTGCCATGGGTTGCGACTGCCATGATCGTGCTGCCGATTCTGGTGGTGCTGCCCTTTAATCAAGCCCTGGCATTTTTCCTGGGCCTGGGTGCCTTCATCTACGTGGTCATCTACACCATCTGGCTGAAGCCGCGGACACTGCTAAACATTGTCATCGGCGGTGCCGCAGGCAGTGCCGCGGTCCTGGCCGGAGCCGCGGCAGCGGGGAATTGGTCGGCTCCAGGCGCTTTGGTGCTTGCGCTTCTGGTCTTCGTGTGGACGCCAACCCATTTCTGGAGCCTGGCAATCGTTTATCGCAACGACTACGCCAGGAGTGATCTGCCCATGCTTCCGGTATCGGCAACGCCTCGCCAGTCGGCCTTCTGGGTCCTGGTACACACCCTGGCCACTGCCCTGGCTGCGCTGGTGCTGGTCTTCGATCCAGCGTTGGGTTTGCTCTACTTTGTCCCCGTGGCCCTGGCCACCGTCGATTTGGTGTACCGCAACGTCAAACTGCTGCGAGACCCATCTGGAAACAACGCGCGCGCGTTGTTTATGGCCTCCAATATCTACCTGGCTGTCGTGCTGCTCATGATCTGTGTCGATGCCACGATTACCGCCCTGTAGAGGGCCGGAACACACCGATTTTCAGGAGCCCTGGCATTCCGCCGGGGCTTTTTTTAGTGCATTCCGGCCAAGGTCAATAGTTGCTGCAGATTCGCGCGATTCGCGGCTGATCCTGCTTGCGAAATACCAGCAGCGCTCAGGGGAGGAACTATCGCGCCCTTTTTCTGTGGTATAGTGGTATAATGGATTCATCCGGGTATAACAGATCGCCAGTTGTCATCCCAATTCACCCATCAGGCGCTCCCACTGTCGTTACATTGCACCGCGCCGGCTCCCAGCCACGGAGGCTTGCGTCCTATGAATCCTACACAGCACTATCGTTGGTTTCTACCCCTTTTTCCGGCAGTCCTATTGTTTATTGGACTGATTGGGCTGGCCGGAGCAACCGGACAGCCTGGTTTCGGCACCTATCTGGGCGACGCGCGGGCAGATCGAGGATACAGCGTCGCCATGGATCGGCAGGGCAACACCTATGTCACCGGCATGACCAGCTCGACGAACTTTCCGACGGCTGCAACGCCCCTGGTGCCATCGTCCCCCTCGCACAGAGTCGACGCCTTCGTCGCCAAGTTTGATTCCACCGGCAGTAGCCTGGAATACATGCTCTGGTTCAACGCCCAGAGTCTGGATCAACCTGACGAGGGCCTTGGCATTGCGGTCGACTCAGATGGCAGTGCCTACGTGACGGGCCAGACACGATCGGAGGATTTCTGCCGGGTATTTGGCGCGGTCCCTGGTTTTGACAAGCTCTACAATGGCAACACCGACGCCTTTGTCATGAAGGTAAAACCGGACGGCAGCGGGTTGGTCTATTGTACTTTCCTGGGCGGTTCTGACCGGGATGTGGGACAGGATATCACCCTGGATGAGGAGGGCAATGCCTACATCGTGGGCAGCACCTGGTCCACCGATTTCCCCACAACCGGCAACGCCGCTCAACCCATGCTCGCCGATCTGCGGGATATCCTCGTGGCAAGACTGGATTCTACCGGCACCTCGTTGGAATACAGCACCTTTCTGGGAGGCGTTGGACAGGAAGAGGGCAAGGCTGTGGCGCTGGATATCGCACAACAGATTCTCATCACCGGTTGGACTAATTCGGACGACATGCCTGTAACCTCAAACGCTGTTCAGAACGAAAACGGCGGCGGATTCGATGCCTTCCTTGCTTCCCTCGACCCAATCTCCGGCCAACTGAGCTATTCAAGCTACCTGGGTGGCACTGGCGAAGACCGGGCGCTTGCACTGCGCACAGATCCCGTGGGCAACGCCATTCTAGCCGGATACACGAACTCCTCCGATTTCCCCACAACTGGCGGGGCTTTCGCCGAGCAAGCCATCGGCGGCATCGACGCCTTCGTGACCAAACTCAGTGTCGATGCCTCATCGCCGATATTCAGCACCTATCTCGGCGGCAGTGACGATGATTGGGCCCGTGGTCTGGATGTGGATGGATTCGGCATGATGATCGCCGTCGGCGAGACCCGGTCCGGGGATTTCCCGACCACACCCTCGGCCGCCTTTGCAGCCCTGAGCGGCACCTCCGATGCCTACATCGCGGGTCTCAGCCCGAATGGCGCGACGTTGGCGTATGGGTCTTACCTGGGTGGCGGCGCGCAGGAGAATGGCTTTTCTGTCGCCAGCAATGTCTTTGGGGAAGCGACTCTGACGGGCGCGACAGACTCCGATGACTTTCCTGTGACGCCCGGCGCCTACGACACCACCCACAACGGCAGCGATGATGTCTTCGTGTCCCGCCTGAGAATCGCAGATCCCCTCGATCAGCTGGTGTTTCTACCCATGGCGAATGCCAACGAATAGTTGGCGGGGATGGCAACATGGCAGTATGTCAATATGGCAGCATGCCAAAATGCGAATCGTGACATAATGACATGGCGACATGAACTATTTAGGAATCGGCCACCGGTTCGATCAGCACCTGGCCATGGGTGAGCTCTGTCAAGGCGTGCTGCAAAACATCGACCCTGGCTGCGGGAAGCCGGAGTCGATAGGTTACATCCACGCCATAGTCTTCCTCAACAACTGCTGCTTCGAACTCCGGAAGCAACCGCTGTACGGGGGTCACGCTGGCATAATCGACCACCACGCGCAGGTCAACAGATAACACATGCTCGGCCAGATCGAGACTCTTCAGCCCCTGTTTGACGCCGCCGCTGTAGGCCCGCACCAGTCCCCCTTTGCCAAGCAGTTTTCCACCAAAGTAGCGTGTTACCACCGCGGTGACGTCCCCCA
The Chloroflexota bacterium genome window above contains:
- a CDS encoding cytochrome c oxidase subunit 3, with translation MAVVTESIEAIHESYEWQTSNNRLGLWLFFLSESFIFGGLLVARFFLWGGTRPDLNQTFPFFITGVLLLSSFFMNRAESAIAYDDRKTFLRSLLITAFLGTIFLLGVILFEWGFSVEEGNLVLGNHIKPTDGVYGAVLYGMTGLHALHVLSGVIVILIVWNLGRKGHYSREKHWGVEATAIYWHYVDLVWVFFYPALYLIGTAVAVGHG
- a CDS encoding cytochrome c oxidase assembly protein encodes the protein MNPLASALLQSWEWRIDVILVLMIAGALYTRGWRRLHAIVCQHPETPRTNPRSPLVTGWKLASYWSGLAVLAVALMSPIDVLSSQLFSMHMIQHLLLVMIAPPLLLIANPFPIIMWSLPVKARRQASQLLNQETRFRQVLTRITAPGIVWFLYVAVYIGWHDPDMYNLALQSNFFHDLEHITFFVTAMLFWWHVTGVAPRFHKTFTGSKRLLYVISVIPVNMFAGVAIAFANQPIYDYYTTVPRFYGLSVMEDQMLAGTIMWIPGSMMFLLAALILLARIVQTEADKSIDANPAWLVDENSSGHH
- a CDS encoding SURF1 family protein; this encodes MIKTLFSKRYIFATLFVLLAMFVMIRLGVWQLDRRQQRLASNADVTAKLAESAQSVNDALAGRWTIPEERDTIRNTRATATGQFDYDNQILLLQQPVQGRPGMHLIAPLMLGDSGKAILVDRGWIPEAQAGNPAQFNDAPGEQWVTGFLQPPQILFGRAARKAAADPTPAEAKSQWYRVDIDAIQHQMPYELLPVFLTQSPPPEGNLALPTRVDPEFDLSEGSHLNYAFQWFSFALVAGIIYVSIVRSREKKRQQGSVEAPGGDNPQEQPSALGGTNHV
- a CDS encoding SCO family protein, with the translated sequence MSRITGLALVLILVASALSGCGKSYEFKGTAYPANREAADFELMASSGDLYRLSDHQDKVHLLFFGYTSCPDVCPTSLSEARQVLEGLGDDAEQVQVLFITVDPERDSVTKLANYTAAFHPAILGLTGDQDELAVVRDEYGIIAEKKIFSESALGYLVNHTARMFLVDQEGNLSYSYRFKTPAEDILSDVQHLIES
- a CDS encoding FixH family protein, translated to MPHRARILRHVILITLALITLSGCQRASRQGDQAPEVNVTLEIAPQPPVQGPTHLIIRLTDGKGLPVEGATLRIKGDMSHAGMVPVRAEASGGTGGVYEADFEWTMGGDWFVTVLATLPDGRLTSRRFDLTVLGEMP
- a CDS encoding FesM — encoded protein: MTVSNGPSGPVLLQHNPRFDLLRVPGLGKLLRWRWGRLVFQVPLLLLALLMIYDGLTGPQLAPQNISTVAAWVHYRGFVILALLLVGNLFCMACPFTLPRTVARKLSGRGRRWPRALRHKWMAILLLLALFWLYEWLDLWASPWLTAWLAIAYFVAAFVLEALFSGSPFCKYLCPLGTFNFVSSTVSPLQITARNREICRSCVGRECVSGSPQVLGCGTDLFVPQVNSNMDCIFCLDCARACPHDNVALASRPPLHELVCHAWPRRWDMAFLAFVFAFASVSNAFGMIPPVYELEARLAQWLGTSNEALILGLIFGVLNLLLPAVLGLTAAWLSRGLAKNDGEPLRVVFSRYAPALIPLAFAIWFAHYGFHFVTGALTIIPVAQGFLIDHGILLLGAEPNWLLGPVLPAEWLLPLQIIAVLIGFAGSLYVTTRLANRAGGSVAMARRAVLPWIVLLLGLALAAISVFSEPMEMRGTIELMALGV
- the cyoE gene encoding heme o synthase; this encodes MTSEQQSIVLETVSAKETIDKKTGVESKQGSQASLVQTLMVLFKMRVVALLVFAAVGGAFLGASGWPGLSTLLLVIVTGGLTAMGASAINQYVEQDSDRQMNRTKHRPLASGTFEDTRWVPWVATAMIVLPILVVLPFNQALAFFLGLGAFIYVVIYTIWLKPRTLLNIVIGGAAGSAAVLAGAAAAGNWSAPGALVLALLVFVWTPTHFWSLAIVYRNDYARSDLPMLPVSATPRQSAFWVLVHTLATALAALVLVFDPALGLLYFVPVALATVDLVYRNVKLLRDPSGNNARALFMASNIYLAVVLLMICVDATITAL
- a CDS encoding SBBP repeat-containing protein: MNPTQHYRWFLPLFPAVLLFIGLIGLAGATGQPGFGTYLGDARADRGYSVAMDRQGNTYVTGMTSSTNFPTAATPLVPSSPSHRVDAFVAKFDSTGSSLEYMLWFNAQSLDQPDEGLGIAVDSDGSAYVTGQTRSEDFCRVFGAVPGFDKLYNGNTDAFVMKVKPDGSGLVYCTFLGGSDRDVGQDITLDEEGNAYIVGSTWSTDFPTTGNAAQPMLADLRDILVARLDSTGTSLEYSTFLGGVGQEEGKAVALDIAQQILITGWTNSDDMPVTSNAVQNENGGGFDAFLASLDPISGQLSYSSYLGGTGEDRALALRTDPVGNAILAGYTNSSDFPTTGGAFAEQAIGGIDAFVTKLSVDASSPIFSTYLGGSDDDWARGLDVDGFGMMIAVGETRSGDFPTTPSAAFAALSGTSDAYIAGLSPNGATLAYGSYLGGGAQENGFSVASNVFGEATLTGATDSDDFPVTPGAYDTTHNGSDDVFVSRLRIADPLDQLVFLPMANANE
- a CDS encoding YigZ family protein, yielding MSERYAIPARPHRVEEKIERSRFITTIAYTPTVEAARAFISDIKSEFADASHNCWAYLIGPPGSTGYAGYSDDGEPHGTAGKPMFTVLQHCGVGDVTAVVTRYFGGKLLGKGGLVRAYSGGVKQGLKSLDLAEHVLSVDLRVVVDYASVTPVQRLLPEFEAAVVEEDYGVDVTYRLRLPAARVDVLQHALTELTHGQVLIEPVADS